In Leishmania braziliensis MHOM/BR/75/M2904 complete genome, chromosome 14, the sequence CGTCGTGTTCGTCGACTCGAACTGCACAATATCCCGCAGTTGTGGGTATTGCACGGGGTGGAGCACCTGTGGATGACCGTCATTGTGAAGCCGTGCACAGAGCGGCGTATCGTGTACCTCACGAACCGCACCGTCACGTTCAACTCCGCGGTGCCGGATCCGCGCACGTACAACTGGCGCACGCAAATTAAAGACCTCTTCcacagcgacgaggaggtgaTCTACCAGGAGGCAAACGAGATGGACGCGGCGGAGAGCTGGAGCACTGGCTACCGGCCGGATCAGCGATCTTTTCGCGTTATTGGTGAAGCTggcgacgtgctgcagctggcctTCCCAGAGGAGATCccggtcgtggatggcgatgTCTGCTTTAAGTTCTTCTTCTTCAAAAACAACCCCaatccgctgctgccacccgTGCAGTTTTGGATTCACACCGGCTTGGAGAAGCACTCGACGATTCGGCTCGAGCGCAGCGACCTGGACGGGCCGTCCAAGGATACGAAAGGTCTCCGCTACTCAGCCGATTTTGCGGTGGAGTTGGTGCTGGAGGATGCTCAAGTGGAGCAAGCGGAACGCGAATGATGCCGCCAATGGTGATGAGCGACCGCATCCAGGAATGTCGGCGTGCACAATGCCGTGTTACAATGTGCGCGCTTCTCTCGACTGATGCGCAGATCATCTGTCGCTTTTCGAGGTGCTATACTGCTCTCTGTCTTATGTTAGTGGTGACTCGGTCGGGGACTcgcctgtctgtgtgtcgTGTTTCTGTCGAATCTGCCTCTCAGCACCGAGGGGGGATGTGGCTGGCGCGACTTTATGTTTTCTCCTCTGGGCGTTGATGCGGTCGTACGCTTCTGCTCAAGACCGGCAGAGCACACGGCGAAATCGATGCGCACATTGCAGAGGTGCCAACTCCGCATATCGTTGTGAAAAGGGACACCGAATCGGTGATGAACAGTGGCGCAGGGCATAACACATGGCGCATCTACCCCTCTCTGTAACTGTATATTACACAGTCACTTGTGCCACACTACTTACTCTTTTCATGTCGGCGGCCAACCTGTAAAGAGTCCTCACCCCCTAAACAGTAGGCGCgtgtctctgctgcctctcttgtTTGTCAACGTATGTAATCACTGCAGGTGATTCGGGCTCTACTATTATATTTCCTGCGTTGAGCTCGATGGTGTGCACGCATACTCGCTCTACTATCCGTCTCCCATTGTCTCCCAGGGCTCTCATCACTGCTTCATATGCACATCACCTTTGCTCCTACCACCCCACCTGGTTTCTTCTGCGGCCTACTTTGCAAGGTAGTGTGCTCCTCTGACGCTTCACCGCATCGCCCACCTCTCTCAGTTAAGCGTGCCATAGCTCATtccccctcactccctcaGTTGCCCATCTCGCTCTTTCTACATCCATCGACTTTACTGTCTTCTTTTACACTCGATTTAGGATCTCTCGCAACCGCCAGCTGCGATGTCCCTCTTCGCAAGAAGTGAACAGAGCGTCAAGTCGGCCTACCACTGCGCAACCCTGCTCGACAACTGGGATGAGGATCGCCGTCAGTTCGGTCAGCCCgtccccaccaccagcggcaccggtgACTTTGACCCCAACACGACCTACAACACATCGTACAAGGCGTTGACAGCCGCACAAACCGCAGAGGCGAAGCCGCCAGGCTGCTTCGCCGCCGAAGCGCCCCGCATTCTTCTCTTTCATCACGGCGACATCGGCAACATCCAGACCTACTGCCACGCCACATCCGAGCTGGCGCTCACGGACCGCAACGAGCGAGTCTATACAAATGACGAGGTGCTCGACATGCCCGGCGTCTCGTCGCGTTGTAAAAAgacagcggcactgcagaaGTCTATGAGCGGGTTTAACGCTagccgcagcggccacgCTGGCGCCTTAACGGGGGGTCTTGACGTCGACGAGgtgtcggcagcggtgcagcgagaGGCACTCTACCTCCAGTCGATGGCAAAAACCGTGTGCTCCACCCCCTACTCGGCAAGTCAGATGCAGACCTCGGCAAGTTACTCTGGTGGCGAGAAGGCGGCGAcgacagagagcgagagtggctacgcgccgccacggctgctgccagTGGGACGCGTTGCGGAGCGAGAGCGGCTGCTCACCACCAAGAACGTCTCTATTGATGCCACTggggtgtacgtgtgtgaCAACTTAGATGCCTACCCGCTGACGAGTAGCCAGTGCGTCGGCAAGATGACCAAGTCGTGCGACAACCCAATGCACAAAACAAACCTTCGTGTCCATTACATGGAGGACGACTATTAATAGCACCGAGAAAACGCCTGTGCTGTAGTGGGGCTCACAACACAAAACCTGGTCTACTCTCTCCTTTGACCTGCCTCTTTGCTACGTCAGCTGCAGACGCGAGGTTCGTGGCATAGGCCACCGCACAATTCACTCTCTGGACCTGCACCGACACTCCCCACCGCTTTTTTGCCGATGTGCGTGGTCTTTACTcgcttcctttcttttttttttggtgtgttatgttcccctctttctgtgtACGCTTTCGTTTGTTGCTGAGGTTGCCTGATGTACACTACCTCATGAAAGGCACGCTGACCATCTGTGAGTCAGATCCCTCCCCTACGTGCAGTGTCTCTTTCCCGGGGTCCATGCGCCTCGGAGATCGTACTTGCGGGCAGGCAGGTGGAGAGCAGAGATTTGAAGTGTGGTGTATGTGAGGCTTCTTTGCATTCCACCTTCGtcttgttttctctttctcattTTGAGGTGCCTATGCTGGGATGTTTCTATGCAGCTGGGGTAATACGAGATGAGAGAGTGAACCATGAAACGGAAGGTGAGCGACTGTTGCCTACATGTATCGCACATGGCGTGCTCGTCGGTACGACACCGATGCGTGCACATCCTGCTCAGCGGTGCGAAATACAGAACACCGCGCCGCCGGTGCTTAGACAGCACCTAGACGTACAAGTGTGAGGTACTCACGCATATCGTCTCAATGTCTTCGTCTCTGTTCGTGAACCCTTCTATTGGCTCTCCCaaccatctctctctcttgtccccTCTTCCGCAGCCTCCACACCGGTCACTCGTTTCTCCTCGCTCCTGTCACTTTGCAACAGAAGGCCTTCTTACGTAATTTAACGGCCTTTCCTTTGTTCCTGTTTTTGAGCTCTTCGTTTTACgtgtgtcttttttttttttcttttttttttcgggtactttttttttgggaCACTCCCACAGAGGAGCGTCGCTGTTGTGATTCTtcttttcgttgttgttttgtgctgttctctgcctctcccccacgTTGTGCAGTCACTCGCCCCTTTCCGCGCTTTAAGAGGCGCACATAAAGAGaggcgcggtgctgcttcacTTGAGTTCACTAAATTACCACCACACCGTTGACGCGTGTTTGTCATTTCATTGCCCCTTAGCgcgcctcctttccctcgGTTTCTCTTTGACTGTTGTACTCTACTGTCCCCTTTTTAAGACGAGCTTAGTGGCATTTCCTACGCGCCTCGTTGATTCAggctctcctccactgccctccccccccccgattCTTCACTTCTGTCTTTGCCAACATGGTTCCTACCATTTGCGTTTGCGTTGATGGAGACAGTTGCGCCGAGGTGATTGATTTTCTCGAAAAGAAGCTTTCGGGGAGTGTCTCCGCAATCGTGAGCGGCACCGATGCGAGCCGCTTTGCAGCAGTGAAGGCAGACAACGATGGCATTGTCTTGATTATTTTGGGGCGCTCCGCCCACGCAGTTATCAAGGATCTCTGTGATGACTACGGCAAAGAAACGCGTCGCGTGAAGCTGATCTACAGCATATCGGCGGGAGTCGACGCGTACAGGCTctcggagctgcagcaggagctcTCTGGCATCCTGTTCTGCAACGCCCAGGGTTGCTCCTCCAATATTCTTGCAGAGTACGTTGCCTTCAGCATGCTGTACTTCAATCGCTCCCCATGGCGCCTGGTTGCCTCGAAGAATGAGAAGAAGTGGAACCGCTTCAACTGCATTGAGCTCCGCCGACAGAAGATGGTGATCATCGGCTACGGTGACATCGGTCAAGCCTGTGGCGAGAAGGCCACCGCGCTGGGCATGGAGGTGACCGGCATccgtcgcagcggcgacaaCAAGGCGGACAGGTTTGGCGTCATGGTGCGCGGCAATGACGCGCTTGACGAGTCGATCCGCGAGGCTGACTTTGTGGTGGGTGTGCTGCCCGGCACGCACGACACGAAGCACTTCTTCAACAAGGAGTTCTTTGCAAAGATGAAGCCGAGCGCCGTCTTCATCAACATCGGCCGAGGCATGTCCCAGTGCGAAGCCGACGTCGCCGAGGCCCTCAACAAAGGCATCAtccgcggtgctgctctcgATGTGTTCGAGGTGGAGCCGCTGCCAAAGGACTCACTGTTGTGGGAAGTCCCTGACTGCAAGCTGCTGATAACGCCTCACTGTGGAAACTTGACGGAGAACGTGATAGAGCGCACCATGGAGATTTTCATGGACATTTTTGAGGAGTTCTTCACCCACGGCAGGATTTCCGCTCACACTGTGTGTCTGAAGAGGGGTTACTAAACGCGTTAGGGCGTGTTGTGGTGTTTTGGTTTTTGTGCATATCTTCGTCGCAGGTGGGGTCCGTNGTCNNNNNNNNNNNNNNNNNNNNNNNNNNNNNNNNNNNNNNNNNNNNNNNNNNNNNNNNNNNNNNNNNNNNNNNNNNNNNNNNNNNNNNNNNNNNNNNNNNNNacaacgaggccctgcgcggccagctggaggaggcgggcgcggagaaggagcgcctgcagggcgagctggaggagaagacctcggaggcggacgcggccaaggaggacaacgaggccctgcgcggccagctggaggaggcgggcgcggagaaggagcgcctgcagggcgagctggaggagaagacctcggaggcggacgcggccaaggaggacaacgaggccctgcgcggccagctggaggaggcgcaccagcagctggaggaggcgggcgcggagaaggagcgcctgcagggcgagctggaggagaagacctcggaggcggacgcggccaaggaggacaacgaggccctgcgcggccagctggaggaggcgcaccagcagctggaggaggcgggcgcggagaaggagcgcctgcagggcgagctggaggagaagacctcggaggcggacgcggccaaggaggacaacgaggccctgcgcggccagctggaggaggcgcaccagcagctggaggaggcgggcgcggagaaggagcgcctgcagggcgagctggaggagaagacctcggaggcggacgcggccaaggaggacaacgaggccctgcgcggccagctggaggaggcgcaccagcagctggaggaggcgggcgcggagaaggagcgcctgcagggcgagctggaggagaagacctcggaggcggacgcggccaaggaggacaacgaggccctgcgcggccagctggaggaggcgcaccagcagctggaggaggcgggcgcggagaaggagcgcctgcagggcgagctggaggagaagacctcggaggcggacgcggccaaggaggacaacgaggccctgcgcggccagctggaggaggcgcaccagcagctggaggaggccggcgcggagaaggagcgcctgcagggcgagctggaggagaagacctcggaggcggacgcggccaaggaggattacgaggccctgcgcggccagctggaggaggcgcaccagcagctggaggaggccggcgcggagaaggagcgcctgcagggcgagctggaggagaagacctcggaggcggacgcggccaaggaggataacgaggccctgcgcggccagctggaggaggcgggcgcggagaaggagcgcctgcagggcgagctggaggagaagacctcggaggcggacgcggccaaggaggataacgaggccctgcgcggccagctggaggaggcgcaccagcagctggaggaggcgggcgcggagaaggagcgcctgcagggcgagctggaggagaagacctcggaggcggacgcggccaaggaggacaacgaggccctgcgcggccagctggaggaggcgcaccagcagctggaggaggcgggcgcggagaaggagcgcctgcagggcgagctggaggagaagacctcggaggcggacgcggccaaggaggacaacgaggccctgcgcggccagctggaggaggcgcaccagcagctggaggaggccggcgcggagaaggagcgcctgcagggcgagctggaggagaagacctcggaggcggacgcggccaaggaggacaacgaggccctgcgcggccagctggaggaggcgcaccagcagctggaggaggccggcgcggagaaggagcgcctgcagggcgagctggaggagaagacctcggaggcggacgcggccaaggaggacaacgaggccctgcgcggccagctggaggaggcgcaccagcagctggaggaggccggcgcggagaaggagcgcctgcagggcgagctggaggagaagacctcggaggcggacgcggccaaggaggacaacgaggccctgcgcggccagctggaggaggcgcaccagcagctggaggaggcgggcgcggagaaggagcgcctgcagggcgagctggaggagaagacctcggaggcggacgcggccaaggaggacaacgaggccctgcgcggccagctggaggaggcgcaccagcagctggaggaggcgggcgcggagaaggagcgcctgcagggcgagctggaggagaagacctcggaggcggacgcggccaaggaggacaacgaggccctgcgcggccagctggaggaggcgcaccagcagctggaggaggcgggcgcggagaaggagcgcctgcagggcgagctggaggagaagacctcggaggcggacgcggccaaggaggacaacgaggccctgcgcggccagctggaggaggcgcaccagcagctggaggaggccggcgcggagaaggagcgcctgcagggcg encodes:
- a CDS encoding putative kinesin K39 is translated as NEALRGQLEEAGAEKERLQGELEEKTSEADAAKEDNEALRGQLEEAGAEKERLQGELEEKTSEADAAKEDNEALRGQLEEAHQQLEEAGAEKERLQGELEEKTSEADAAKEDNEALRGQLEEAHQQLEEAGAEKERLQGELEEKTSEADAAKEDNEALRGQLEEAHQQLEEAGAEKERLQGELEEKTSEADAAKEDNEALRGQLEEAHQQLEEAGAEKERLQGELEEKTSEADAAKEDNEALRGQLEEAHQQLEEAGAEKERLQGELEEKTSEADAAKEDNEALRGQLEEAHQQLEEAGAEKERLQGELEEKTSEADAAKEDYEALRGQLEEAHQQLEEAGAEKERLQGELEEKTSEADAAKEDNEALRGQLEEAGAEKERLQGELEEKTSEADAAKEDNEALRGQLEEAHQQLEEAGAEKERLQGELEEKTSEADAAKEDNEALRGQLEEAHQQLEEAGAEKERLQGELEEKTSEADAAKEDNEALRGQLEEAHQQLEEAGAEKERLQGELEEKTSEADAAKEDNEALRGQLEEAHQQLEEAGAEKERLQGELEEKTSEADAAKEDNEALRGQLEEAHQQLEEAGAEKERLQGELEEKTSEADAAKEDNEALRGQLEEAHQQLEEAGAEKERLQGELEEKTSEADAAKEDNEALRGQLEEAHQQLEEAGAEKERLQGELEEKTSEADAAKEDNEALRGQLEEAHQQLEEAGAEKERLQGELEEKTSEADAAKEDNEALRGQLEEAHQQLEEAGAEKERLQGELEEKTSEADAAKEDNEALRGQLEEAHQQLEEAGAEKERLQGELEEKTSEADAAKEDNEALRGQLEEAHQQLEEAGAEKERLQGELEEKTSEADAAKEDNEALRGQLEEAHQQLEEAGAEKERLQGELEEKTSEADAAKEDNEALRGQLEEAHQQLEEAGAEKERLQGELEEKTSEADAAKEDYEALRGQLEEAGAEKERLQGELEEKTSEADAAKEDNEALRGQLEEAHQQLEEAGAEKERLQGELEEKTSEADAAKEDNEALRGQLEEAGAEKERLQGELEEKTSEADAAQGG